The proteins below come from a single Thermopolyspora flexuosa genomic window:
- a CDS encoding WhiB family transcriptional regulator, translated as MWITDWTSRAACRGVDPDALFVQGAAQNRAKLICRGCPVRTECLADALDNRIEFGVWGGMTERERRALLRRRPDVTSWRDLLATAKEEYERDNALMAG; from the coding sequence ATGTGGATCACGGATTGGACCTCCCGTGCCGCCTGTCGTGGTGTGGACCCGGACGCGCTGTTCGTCCAGGGGGCCGCGCAGAACAGGGCGAAACTGATCTGCCGTGGATGCCCGGTCCGTACCGAATGCCTCGCCGATGCGCTTGACAACCGCATCGAGTTCGGGGTCTGGGGCGGCATGACCGAGAGGGAGCGGCGGGCGCTGCTGCGGCGGCGACCCGACGTCACCTCCTGGCGGGACCTGCTCGCGACCGCCAAGGAGGAGTACGAGCGGGACAACGCGTTGATGGCCGGCTGA
- a CDS encoding RidA family protein — protein sequence MSDLPADPRERLAALGLTLPEVPAPVAAYVPAVRTGGFVYTSGQLPFVDGKLPRTGKVGAEVGVDEARDLARICALNALAAVVSVAGDLSDIVRIVKVVGYVASAPGFTAQPQVLNGASELLGEVFGEAGRHARSAVGVAVLPLDAPVEVELIAEVRPA from the coding sequence GTGAGCGACCTTCCCGCGGACCCGCGGGAGCGGCTCGCCGCGCTCGGCCTCACGCTGCCGGAGGTCCCGGCGCCGGTCGCCGCCTACGTGCCCGCGGTGCGGACCGGCGGCTTCGTCTACACCTCGGGGCAGCTCCCGTTCGTGGACGGCAAGCTGCCGCGCACCGGCAAGGTGGGGGCGGAGGTGGGCGTGGACGAGGCGCGCGACCTCGCCCGGATCTGCGCCCTCAACGCCCTCGCCGCGGTCGTGTCGGTGGCCGGGGACCTGTCGGACATCGTGCGGATCGTGAAGGTCGTCGGGTACGTCGCGAGCGCGCCCGGGTTCACCGCCCAGCCGCAGGTGCTGAACGGCGCGAGCGAGCTGCTCGGCGAGGTGTTCGGCGAGGCGGGCCGGCACGCGCGCAGCGCGGTCGGGGTCGCCGTGCTCCCGCTCGACGCCCCGGTCGAGGTGGAGCTGATCGCCGAGGTACGGCCGGCCTGA
- a CDS encoding ArsA-related P-loop ATPase, with the protein MSARDTDWDGVRLHVVTGKGGTGKTTVAAALALALAAGGRKVLLVEVEGRQGIAQVFDIPPLPYEERKVAVAPGGGDVYALAIDPEAAMLEYLEMFYGMRRAGRALTKLGVVDFATTIAPGLRDVLMTGKTSEAVRRRDPATGRRVYDAVVLDAPPTGRVVRFLNVTTEVAGLARVGPIKNHAELVRGVVASPETAVHLVTLLEEMPVQETLDGIAELRAAKLPTGGIFINMVRPEELPQSALEAALKGRFDVEELALGLKAANLADGAEARALAEALAAEVLEHARRTQLERRERRLLAKTGLPRYELPLLAEGVDLAGLYELAEVIREQGAA; encoded by the coding sequence ATGAGCGCTCGTGACACCGACTGGGACGGCGTGCGGCTGCACGTCGTCACCGGGAAGGGCGGCACCGGCAAAACCACGGTGGCCGCGGCACTCGCCCTCGCCCTCGCCGCGGGCGGGCGCAAGGTGCTGCTGGTCGAGGTCGAGGGCCGCCAGGGCATCGCCCAGGTCTTCGACATCCCGCCGCTGCCGTACGAGGAGCGCAAGGTGGCGGTCGCGCCCGGGGGCGGCGACGTCTACGCGCTCGCCATCGACCCCGAGGCCGCGATGCTCGAGTACCTCGAGATGTTCTACGGCATGCGCCGGGCGGGCCGGGCGCTCACCAAGCTGGGTGTGGTCGACTTCGCCACCACGATCGCGCCGGGGCTGCGCGACGTGCTCATGACCGGCAAGACGAGCGAGGCGGTACGGCGCCGCGACCCCGCGACCGGCCGCCGCGTGTACGACGCGGTGGTGCTCGACGCGCCGCCCACCGGGCGGGTGGTGCGGTTCCTCAACGTCACCACCGAGGTGGCCGGGCTCGCCCGGGTGGGGCCGATCAAGAACCACGCCGAGCTGGTGCGCGGGGTGGTCGCCTCGCCGGAGACCGCGGTGCACCTGGTGACGCTGCTGGAGGAGATGCCGGTCCAGGAGACCCTCGACGGCATCGCCGAGCTGCGCGCGGCGAAGCTGCCCACCGGCGGCATCTTCATCAACATGGTCCGGCCGGAGGAGCTGCCGCAGAGCGCGCTCGAAGCGGCGCTGAAGGGCCGGTTCGACGTCGAGGAGCTCGCGCTCGGGCTGAAGGCCGCGAACCTCGCCGACGGGGCGGAGGCACGGGCCCTCGCCGAGGCGCTCGCGGCCGAGGTGCTCGAGCACGCCCGCCGTACCCAGCTGGAGCGGCGCGAGCGGCGGCTGCTCGCGAAGACCGGGCTGCCGCGCTACGAGCTGCCCCTGCTCGCCGAGGGCGTCGACCTCGCCGGGCTGTACGAGCTCGCCGAGGTGATCCGGGAACAGGGCGCGGCCTGA
- a CDS encoding NUDIX hydrolase, whose product MLPDGLTGRARDVLEGRAEPVPARDAATVVVLRERAPGGMQLYLLRRSASMAFAAGAHVFPGGAVDPRDADREVAWAGPSPAWWADALRCDEPTARGLVCAAVRETFEESGVLLAGPRPDAVVADTAEWEEDRLALIGRELSFAEFLARRGLVLRTDLLRPWSRWITPRVESRRYDTRFFVAALPPGQRTRDVGGEADRVAWMRPADALAAAERGEITLMPPTRRTIAEIAAYPEVGKVLAAERTVVTVAPEVVRGEDGVYRLLVPEPAGDGVREGRA is encoded by the coding sequence GTGCTTCCTGACGGGCTCACCGGACGCGCCCGGGACGTGCTGGAGGGCCGGGCCGAGCCGGTGCCCGCCAGGGACGCCGCGACCGTGGTCGTGCTGCGGGAGCGGGCGCCCGGCGGCATGCAGCTCTACCTGCTGCGCCGCTCGGCGAGCATGGCGTTCGCCGCCGGGGCGCACGTGTTTCCCGGTGGCGCGGTCGACCCGCGCGACGCCGACCGGGAGGTCGCCTGGGCCGGGCCGAGCCCGGCATGGTGGGCGGACGCGCTGCGGTGCGACGAGCCGACCGCGCGGGGCCTGGTGTGCGCGGCCGTACGCGAGACCTTCGAGGAGTCCGGGGTGCTGCTCGCCGGGCCACGGCCGGACGCCGTGGTCGCCGACACCGCGGAGTGGGAGGAGGACCGGCTCGCGCTGATCGGGCGGGAGCTGTCCTTCGCCGAGTTCCTCGCGCGGCGCGGGCTCGTGCTCCGCACCGACCTGCTGCGCCCCTGGTCGCGGTGGATCACTCCGCGGGTGGAGAGCCGCCGCTACGACACCCGCTTCTTCGTCGCCGCGCTGCCGCCCGGGCAGCGCACCCGGGACGTCGGGGGAGAGGCCGACCGGGTGGCCTGGATGCGGCCCGCGGACGCGCTCGCCGCCGCGGAGCGCGGCGAGATCACCCTCATGCCCCCGACCCGGCGCACCATCGCCGAGATCGCCGCCTACCCGGAGGTGGGAAAGGTGCTCGCCGCCGAGCGCACCGTGGTCACCGTCGCCCCCGAGGTCGTGCGCGGGGAGGACGGCGTGTACCGGCTGCTCGTCCCCGAGCCCGCCGGCGACGGCGTGCGGGAGGGGCGGGCGTGA
- a CDS encoding ArsA family ATPase: protein MRTAPALDIDAILDDPQTRIVVCCGSGGVGKTTTAAALGLRAAERGRRVVVLTVDPARRLAQSMGLTELDNTPRLVAGTRGSGELHAMMLDMKRTFDEIIEAHADPERARQILTNPFYQSLSSSFSGTQEYMAMEKLGQLRRADEWDLIVVDTPPSRSALDFLDAPERLGRFLDGRLIRLLTAPARAGGRSAFKLLNAGFGFLAGALTKVLGAQVLKDIQTFVSALDAVFGGFRQRAEQTYRLLQAPGTAFLVVAAPERDAMREASYFVERLAEERMPLAGLVVNRVHRSPAAALSAARSAAAAEDLEARGEHELTAAVLRLHAGRMQLAAREHREQEHFISAHPTVPIAQVPAMPEDVHDLAGLREIGALMAA from the coding sequence ATGCGGACGGCCCCGGCCCTGGACATCGACGCCATCCTCGACGACCCGCAGACCCGCATCGTCGTCTGCTGCGGCTCCGGCGGGGTGGGCAAGACCACCACGGCCGCCGCCCTCGGCCTCCGCGCGGCCGAACGCGGCAGGCGCGTGGTCGTGCTCACCGTCGACCCCGCCCGCCGGCTCGCCCAGTCGATGGGGCTCACCGAGCTCGACAACACTCCCCGGCTCGTGGCCGGGACCCGGGGCTCCGGCGAGCTGCACGCGATGATGCTCGACATGAAGCGCACGTTCGACGAGATCATCGAGGCACACGCCGACCCCGAACGCGCCCGTCAGATTCTGACAAATCCGTTCTATCAGTCCCTGTCGTCGAGCTTCTCCGGGACCCAGGAGTACATGGCGATGGAGAAGCTCGGCCAGCTGCGCCGTGCCGACGAATGGGATCTGATCGTCGTCGACACGCCGCCGTCCCGGTCCGCGCTCGACTTCCTCGACGCGCCCGAGCGGCTCGGCCGGTTCCTCGACGGCCGGCTGATCCGCCTGCTGACGGCGCCGGCCCGGGCGGGCGGCCGCAGCGCGTTCAAGCTGCTCAATGCCGGGTTCGGCTTCCTGGCCGGGGCGCTGACCAAGGTGCTCGGCGCCCAGGTGCTCAAGGACATCCAGACCTTCGTCAGCGCCCTCGACGCCGTGTTCGGCGGCTTCCGGCAGCGCGCCGAGCAGACCTACCGCCTGCTCCAGGCTCCCGGCACCGCGTTCCTCGTGGTCGCCGCGCCGGAGCGGGACGCGATGCGGGAGGCGTCGTACTTCGTCGAGCGGCTCGCCGAGGAGCGCATGCCCCTGGCCGGTCTCGTGGTCAACAGGGTGCACCGCTCCCCGGCTGCGGCCCTCTCCGCGGCCCGTAGCGCCGCCGCGGCGGAAGACCTGGAAGCTCGTGGCGAGCATGAGCTGACCGCCGCGGTGTTGCGGCTCCACGCCGGGCGGATGCAGCTGGCCGCACGGGAACATCGCGAGCAGGAGCACTTCATCTCGGCACACCCGACGGTGCCGATCGCACAGGTGCCCGCGATGCCAGAGGACGTCCATGATCTCGCCGGTCTCCGCGAGATCGGCGCGCTTATGGCCGCCTGA
- a CDS encoding MBL fold metallo-hydrolase encodes MSGLRIPASGPDGSGTPNAEAVLAPNPSPMTLDGTNTWIVGRPDGDRAVVIDPGPEDDEGHLRRVLDRLAGRRVEAILLTHGHRDHSGGAARFAELTGAPVRALDPRHRLGSEGLADGDVIPVGDLELRVAGTPGHSFDSLCFHLPEDRAVFTGDTVLGRGTTVIAADGNLADYLRSLDRLRAMVESVEAKALLPGHGPVLDDPVGVLDAYIAHRRERLDQIRRAREQGARTPREIVEIVYAEVDPSLWPAAEQSVRAQLDYLDGV; translated from the coding sequence GTGAGCGGCCTGCGCATCCCGGCGTCGGGGCCGGACGGCTCCGGCACCCCCAACGCGGAGGCCGTACTCGCGCCCAACCCCTCCCCGATGACGCTCGACGGCACCAACACCTGGATCGTCGGCCGCCCGGACGGCGACCGCGCGGTCGTCATCGACCCCGGCCCGGAGGACGACGAGGGCCACCTGCGGCGGGTGCTCGACCGGCTCGCGGGGCGGCGGGTGGAGGCGATCCTGCTCACCCACGGGCACCGCGACCACAGCGGCGGCGCGGCCCGCTTCGCGGAGCTCACCGGCGCTCCGGTACGCGCCCTCGACCCTCGCCACCGGCTCGGCTCGGAGGGCCTCGCCGACGGCGACGTCATACCGGTGGGCGACCTGGAGCTGCGCGTGGCGGGCACGCCCGGGCACTCGTTCGACTCGCTGTGCTTCCACCTACCGGAGGACCGCGCCGTGTTCACCGGCGACACGGTGCTCGGCCGGGGCACCACGGTGATCGCGGCCGACGGGAACCTCGCCGACTACCTGCGTTCGCTCGACCGGCTGCGGGCGATGGTGGAGTCGGTGGAGGCCAAAGCGCTGCTGCCCGGCCACGGTCCGGTGCTCGACGACCCGGTGGGGGTACTCGACGCCTACATCGCGCACCGTCGCGAGCGCCTCGACCAGATCCGGCGGGCGCGGGAGCAGGGGGCCCGGACGCCTCGGGAGATCGTGGAGATCGTCTACGCCGAGGTGGATCCGTCCCTGTGGCCCGCGGCGGAGCAGTCGGTGCGGGCACAGCTCGACTACCTGGACGGGGTGTGA
- a CDS encoding DUF4177 domain-containing protein: MRKWEYVTVPLLIHSTKQILDNWGEDGWELVQVVPGPNPEQLVAYMKREKQ; encoded by the coding sequence ATGCGCAAGTGGGAGTACGTCACGGTGCCTCTGCTGATCCACTCGACCAAGCAGATCCTCGACAACTGGGGTGAGGACGGCTGGGAGCTCGTCCAGGTGGTTCCGGGGCCGAACCCGGAGCAGCTCGTCGCCTACATGAAGCGGGAGAAGCAGTGA